tagacgaagtgtgCCACAtttgtcagccacaggaggatgaagctgccggagatggtgaagagtaaaaccacagacctcctcctgctctccatctccgggtcactgcgcttctcccccttgctctcacccctcagcccctgacggacccgactggccactaaaatgtgccggactgtcagagcgttgagcagcaggatcacagcgaaagggaggagcggcgttagagccgtgtcgaaccagtcaaacgtcacccacccagGGTCAGTGAAAACACTTTCCTTCATGACACAGAGCCACGGGACATTTTCGATGATCCTCCAGGGTTCatatgtgaagtagcggggaacgtttttcagacagagcagaacgccggctgttgctagaaccgcagccgcagttttcccggtgcaatatttagttttcagcttctggcaacaaatggcgacaaagcgatcaaatgtGAAAgtcacggtgaaccagacagaacagtctgttgctgaaaactTCAGTACaatgttaacactgcacacaggggtgatggacaggaaactccaataaaagtaatgaactCGGATCTGATTCAAAATCACCTCGGTGATCGCGACCaggagatcggccgctgccatggccaccaggtagcgagtggtacaggtggagaggccgcactttccccgggacaggatcacaatcgccactaaattcactgcggaaagagaaggggacggacactgggcattactgaacacggtctccggtgctggacaccggctccactttcagctgaagcacAAGAGTGTTAAgattcggtgcgcggctgcaagtttaacaatgtcaggcccggctccgactgtgcctgaCCGGCCTGCTTCAGGGGGAAAGAGATGAGGCGAcgtgcggggtaaagggcggggagggaacgagcagccgcccgctaccaTCGGCGGAATGGTCTTTTTATATTTAACCCTGCTCACATTCTCTTATGGGGCagctttcacagacttaaccgtgaccggccgtttAACCagagctctgggaactcggctgcTGAtgcggacgaggagggttccaatagacaatagacaatagacaataggtgcaggaggaggccattcagcccttcgagcctgtacgcaccgccattcaatgcgatcatggctgatcactctcaatcagtaccccgttcctgccttctccccataccccctcactccgctatccttaagagctctatccagctctctcttgaaagcatccaacgaactggcctccattgccttctgaggcagagaattccacaccttcaccactctctgactgaaaaagttcttcctcatctccgttctaaatggcctaccccttattcttaaactgtggccccttgttctggactcccccaacattaggaacatgtttcctgcctctaatgtgtccaatcccctaattatcttatatgtttcaataagatcccccctcaaccttctaaattccagtgtatacaagcccaatcgctccagcctttcaacatacgacagtcccgccattccgggaattaacctagtgggaaggcagggacaacataGAAtcaggcagcagagtggctccgttaatggattcattgcacaatgagttcagttcggtaacaacacacgccggtagatccgggTTTCAGGCGATTGATCCAATTATTGAGTAATAGACAATGGAATCcgtctgtgacagactccacacagagacgtgtccacaggaccgGGTGTTCACTGATCAAAAACTCAGAAACAATTAACTTCACAAGGTTACCCAATGAAAGTTATAATCCGCCTTGCACGCCTCCATTTTTGCaaatgataaacgagagaaaataTTTTAATCCTTTCTTACTATAAGTGTTGATCATAAAGATCAACAAGGAGGGATctgtggaagaaaaattaatatccttccttacttAGTTTTGATTGGAAAtgaacaaggtaacgaaagggtgcttggatgtgacaattggcgtccctcgttgaccaggtgcagaagggGTTCGTGGAAATCGGCAAAGTAACACTTGACGTAGaacctcttgtctgggaatgtgttgaaaGGTGGGATGGTAAAGAAAAACATGAAATGGTAGAGGAGATAACGAAGCTTGTTTCCTCTTCTCTGAGAAGTCACAGTAGACCTCCCGCACCCCCTAACACTAGTGGCAttgaaatgttactgtaaatgggtGGACTTATGATGGGCTCTGAGAGGGCCGCCgaaaaggtgagatagaataatgtcaagatgcccttgtattgtgtttgacttgtattaaccatctgttgttgaatgaGATTAACATAATCAAAAAGTATGTTAtaactaatgaaataattggtacccatgtagttgaAAGAATACTTTCGTAGAGTAGTATCAacgaaagttgtttactgcacagtgtaaaagtcggctaattctgctgtggagTCAGATaactggtgggcagtttactgccactatctctccatgatatcatgcaataaaatccAGAAGCCAATCTGCGAAgtctccgcttttcattttcctttaatttccctctaaattaatgtCTTCCCCAGTCACTCGGTC
The nucleotide sequence above comes from Rhinoraja longicauda isolate Sanriku21f chromosome 39, sRhiLon1.1, whole genome shotgun sequence. Encoded proteins:
- the LOC144611192 gene encoding putative G-protein coupled receptor 139; translation: MEACKADYNFHWCGLSTCTTRYLVAMAAADLLVAITEVILNQIRVHYFYWSFLSITPVCSVNIVLKFSATDCSVWFTVTFTFDRFVAICCQKLKTKYCTGKTAAAVLATAGVLLCLKNVPRYFTYEPWRIIENVPWLCVMKESVFTDPGWVTFDWFDTALTPLLPFAVILLLNALTVRHILVASRVRQGLRGESKGEKRSDPEMESRRRSVVLLFTISGSFILLWLTNVAHFVYYQITEDNADWNDSEWIFHKMGYLLRNLNCCTNTFIYAATQAKFREKVKSAVKYPVTSLLQIIHKYAS